The window GAGGGGAGGATGCCCCGGTGCAGCATGTCGGGGTTGGTGAGGACGTAGTTGGCGTACTGGCGCACCCATTCGCGTTCCTCGACGGGGGTGTCGCCGTCGTACACGGCCGGTCGTACGGCGTTTCCCAGCGGTTGTGAAAATTCCTTCACAGAACGTAGCTGATCTGCCGCGAGAGCCTTGGTGGGGGCCAGGTAGAGCGCGGTCGCCCCGCGCCCGTTGGGGGCTTCGGAGCCCTCCAGGAGGCGCGAGAGGACCGGGACGAGATAGGCCAGCGACTTGCCGGAGGCGGTGCCGGTGGCGACGACGACCGATTCGCCGTCCAGCGCGTGCTCGGCGACGCGTGCCTGGTGGGCCCAGGGGTGTTCGATTCCCGCGGCCTGTACGGCGGCCAGCACTTCCGGTCGGATCCGGTCGGGCCAGACTGCATGGCGGCCCGCACGTGGGGGCACATGCTCCGTATGAGTGATGCGCGAAGCCCGGCTCGGCCCCGAGGCGAGCCGGTCCAGGACCGTGCCCGGCGAGGGGCTGGAAGCGGTGTCCGTCGGGGATCGATCGGATCGGTGATTCTTGGCCATCGGCATCGAGTGTGTCACCGGCGTGACGGACAATGGAGCCAAGGCGTCGTGCACGCCTGCCGGTAAGTGATTGAATGCCATCGCGGCTGGCGAACCGTCCCGGGGGCTTTCAAGCCGAGGTGTCCCGAGGGGCGAACGCTCGATAGCAAGGTGCTGGAGGATCCGTGGACCTGTCCCTGTCGACCCGTACTGTCGGCGATCGTACGGTCGTCGAGGTCGGTGGCGAAATCGACGTTTATACCGCGCCCAAGCTGCGTGAGCAGCTGGTCGAGCTGGTCAACGACGGGAGTTTCCACCTCGTCGTCGACATGGAGGGCGTCGACTTCCTCGACTCCACCGGGCTCGGCGTGCTGGTGGGCGGCCTGAAGCGCGTACGGGCCCATGAGGGCTCGCTGCGCCTGGTGTGCAACCAGGAGCGGATTTTGAAGATCTTCCGCATCACCGGTCTGACCAAGGTGTTCCCGATTCACACCTCGGTCGACGAAGCGGTGGCGGCCACCGACTGATCGCGCCCGCCCGGGCCCCGTGCCCGGAACGGCAAGAGACAAGTGAGGGGGACCGGGCCCATGGGCCCGGCCCTCCGACCGCACGCCCGTAGTTCCGAGGGGGATGCATGGCCACCGTTGAACTCCGCTTCAGCGCGCTGCCCGAGCACGTCCGGACCGCCCGACTGGTGGCGGCAGCGGTGGCGCGCAGGGCCGGAGTGGACGAGGCCGTCCTCGACGAGGTCAGGCTGGCCGTCGGCGAGGCGTGCACCCGCGCTGTGGGACTGCATCAGAGCAGCGGTATCTCGGCGCCGGTGCAGGTGTCGCTGATCGAGGAGGAGAAGCAGTTCTCCATCGAGGTCGGCGACGAGGCGCCGCACGCCGTGCCCGGTGACAAGTCGTCGGGCGCAGGTGGTGACGTGGACGCCGACATCGAGGAGGACGACATGGGCCTCGCGGTGATCAGCGGCCTCGTCGACGACGTCGAGGTCTCGGCCGGGCAGCACGGCGGACTGATCCGCATGACCTGGCCGACGACACCGTCGGTCGCCGTCCTGCCCTGACAGTCCGCTCTTCTCAACTTCAAGTATTACCGCGAAGGGCCCTGCTGAGCAGGGCCCTTCGCGTTTTCCGGCATTTATTTCGATCACCTATTCCGATCAGCACCCATCGGAACAGCTGAATTCGTGAAGGAATTCACGATCTATCACGTGATAATTGATCAAGTGTCAATGCCTTTGAGGCGTTACTTCTTTCGAGTAACGTGGTCGCGCGCGGATCATTTGCTGGTGGGCATGTGAAGGCCAATTCCGCTTGCCGCGCACTGTTTTGATCGGGATCTCCTCCCTACAATCCGTCCACATCTTGAGCTCAGCCCAAGCGTCAAGGAGGACGAATGGCGGGGCTTTCTACCCCTCAAAGGTTTGACCAGTCCGCGGACCTCGCAGCCGCGGTACTGACCGACGACAACCGGATCATCGTCATGGTGATCGGCTTCGTGGCGCTGGCCGCGCTCGCCGTCGCCGGGGTCCTGGTGCGCCAGGTGCTCGCGGCGGGCGAGGGCACCGACAGCATGAAGAAGATCGCTAAGGCGATCCAGGAAGGTGCGAACGCCTATCTGGCACGGCAGATGCGCACGCTCGGCGTATTCGCCGTCGTCGTGTTCTTCCTGCTCATGCTGCTGCCCGCGGACGACTGGAATCAGCGCGCCGGACGTTCGGTCTTCTTCTTGATCGGCGCGGCGTTCTCGGCGGCCACCGGCTATATCGGTATGTGGCTCGCCGTGCGCAGCAATGTGCGCGTCGCCGCGGCGGCCCGGGAAGCGACACCGGCGGAGGGCGAGCCGGAAAAGGATCTCACCGCCGTCTCGCACAAGGCGATGAAGATCGCATTTCGCACCGGTGGCGTCGTCGGCATGTTCACGGTGGGGCTCGGGCTCCTCGGTGCGTCCTGCGTGGTCCTCGTGTACGCGGCCGACGCGCCGAAGGTGCTGGAGGGCTTCGGCCTCGGGGCCGCGCTCATCGCCATGTTCATGCGGGTCGGCGGCGGCATCTTCACCAAGGCCGCCGACGTCGGCGCCGACCTGGTCGGCAAGGTCGAGCAGGGCATTCCGGAGGACGACCCGCGCAATGCCGCGACCATCGCCGACAACGTGGGCGACAACGTCGGCGACTGCGCGGGCATGGCGGCCGACCTCTTCGAGTCGTACGCCGTCACGCTCGTCGCCGCGCTGATCCTCGGCAAGGCCGCGTTCGGTGACGCCGGGCTCGCGTTCCCGCTGATCGTGCCCGCGATCGGCGTGCTCACCGCGATGATCGGCATCTTCGCGGTGGCACCCCGCCGCGCCGACCGCAGCGGCATGTCCGCCATCAACCGCGGCTTCTTCATCTCCGCGGTGATCTCGCTGGTGCTCGTCGCCGTCGCCGTCTACGCCTACCTGCCGTCGTCGTACGCCGATCTCGAAGGCGTCACGGACACGGCGATCGCGGGCCACGACGGCGACCCGCGGGTCCTCGCGGTCCTCGCGGTGGCCATCGGCATCGTGCTGGCCGCGCTGATCCAGCAGCTGACCGGCTACTTCACCGAGACCACCCGGCGTCCCGTGAGGGACATCGGCAAGAGTTCGCTCACCGGCGCGGCCACCGTCGTCCTCGCCGGCATCTCCATCGGACTCGAATCGGCCGTCTACACCGCGCTGTTGATCGGGCTCGGCGTCTACGGGGCGTTCCTGCTCGGCGGTACGTCGATCATGCTCGCGCTGTTCGCGGTGGCGCTGGCCGGCACCGGCCTGCTCACCACGGTCGGCGTCATCGTCGCCATGGACACCTTCGGGCCGGTCTCCGACAACGCGCAGGGCATCGCCGAGATGTCCGGCGACGTCGAGGGCGCGGGCGCGCAGGTGCTCACCGACCTGGACGCCGTCGGCAACACCACCAAGGCCATCACCAAGGGCATCGCCATCGCCACGGCCGTACTCGCGGCCGCGGCGCTCTTCGGCTCGTACCGCGACGCGATCCTCACTGCCGCGAACGACGTCGGCGAGAAGGTCTCCGGCGACGGCGCGCCCATGAACCTGATGATGGACATCTCGCAGCCCAACAACCTCGTCGGGCTCATCGCGGGTGCCGCCGTCGTCTTCCTTTTCTCGGGGCTGGCGATCAACGCGGTCTCGCGGTCGGCGGGCGCGGTGGTCTACGAGGTGCGGCGGCAGTTCCGCGAGCACCCCGGGATCATGGACTACAGCGAGAAGCCCGAATACGGCCGGGTCGTCGACATCTGCACCAAGGACGCCCTGCGGGAGCTGGCCACGCCCGGTCTGCTGGCCGTCATGGCGCCCATCGCGATCGGGTTCACGCTCGGGGTCGGTGCGCTGGGCTCGTATCTCGCCGGGGCGATCGGTACCGGGACGCTGATGGCGGTGTTCCTCGCCAACTCCGGTGGCGCGTGGGACAACGCCAAGAAGCTCGTCGAGGACGGCCATCACGGCGGCAAGGGCAGCGAGGCCCATGCCGCGACCGTCATCGGTGACACGGTGGGCGACCCGTTCAAGGACACGGCGGGACCGGCCATCAACCCGCTGCTGAAGGTGATGAACCTCGTCGCGCTGCTCATCGCGCCCGCGGTCGTCCAGTTCAGCTACGGCGAGGACAAGAGCGTCGGGCTGCGTATCGCCATCGCGGTGGCCTCGATCGCCGTGATCGTCGCGGCGGTGTACGTGTCCAAGCGACGCGGCATCGCCGTGGGTGACGAAGGCAACGCCGAGCGGGTGGCCAAGTCGGCGGATCCAGCGGTGGTTTCGTAGACGGTCTTAGACCGGGTTCGGGCCGGGTCCTGGACCGGGCCCGCGAGGGCCCAGCTCAAGGGGCGGGCGGGCGGCGCGCGTTGACGCGCCGGCCGCCCGCTTCCGTATAGGCCGGCCGTTCTCCGTGAGCCTTCTCTCTCTTGGTGCAAATGGTTAGAAAAGGGTGCACCGGGGGTGCTCGGCACACAGCTGCCGCCCATACGGCGTGTATGTTCCGGGGCCGAGAGCCATGGAAGGGACCAATCCGGTGAACAAGAAGCTCGCTGCCGCACTGTCCGGCGGTGCGGTACTGGTACTGGCGCTGTCCGGCTGCAGCAGCGACGACAAGACGAACGACAAGCTGAACTCCTGGGCCAAGCAGGTCTGTGACTCCGTGCAGCCGCAGATCAAGAAGATCGCGGCGGCCAACGCCTCGATCCAGAAGGAGACCTCGGACGACAGCGCTCCGGCGGACGTGCAGAAGGCCGACTCGCAGGGCTTCCAGGACATCTCCGACGCGTACAAGGCGATGGCCACGGCCATTCAGCGGGCCGGAGTGCCCGATGTGGAGGAAGGCGAGAAGAAGCAGAAGGCCGCGGTCGCCGAGCTGAACCAGCTGTCGACGGCCTACGGCGAGCTGAAGAAGAAGTCGGACGCGCTGAACACGAAGGACCAGGCGAAGTTCGCGGACGGACTCGAAGGTGTCGCCACCGAGCTGGAGAAGCTGAGCAAGACCGGGAGCGACGCCCTGAAGGAACTGGAGAAGGGCGAGGTGGGTCAGGCGATGGCCGACCAGCAGAGCTG is drawn from Streptomyces bottropensis ATCC 25435 and contains these coding sequences:
- the bldG gene encoding anti-sigma factor antagonist BldG; this encodes MDLSLSTRTVGDRTVVEVGGEIDVYTAPKLREQLVELVNDGSFHLVVDMEGVDFLDSTGLGVLVGGLKRVRAHEGSLRLVCNQERILKIFRITGLTKVFPIHTSVDEAVAATD
- a CDS encoding ATP-binding protein, which produces MATVELRFSALPEHVRTARLVAAAVARRAGVDEAVLDEVRLAVGEACTRAVGLHQSSGISAPVQVSLIEEEKQFSIEVGDEAPHAVPGDKSSGAGGDVDADIEEDDMGLAVISGLVDDVEVSAGQHGGLIRMTWPTTPSVAVLP
- a CDS encoding sodium-translocating pyrophosphatase, which translates into the protein MAGLSTPQRFDQSADLAAAVLTDDNRIIVMVIGFVALAALAVAGVLVRQVLAAGEGTDSMKKIAKAIQEGANAYLARQMRTLGVFAVVVFFLLMLLPADDWNQRAGRSVFFLIGAAFSAATGYIGMWLAVRSNVRVAAAAREATPAEGEPEKDLTAVSHKAMKIAFRTGGVVGMFTVGLGLLGASCVVLVYAADAPKVLEGFGLGAALIAMFMRVGGGIFTKAADVGADLVGKVEQGIPEDDPRNAATIADNVGDNVGDCAGMAADLFESYAVTLVAALILGKAAFGDAGLAFPLIVPAIGVLTAMIGIFAVAPRRADRSGMSAINRGFFISAVISLVLVAVAVYAYLPSSYADLEGVTDTAIAGHDGDPRVLAVLAVAIGIVLAALIQQLTGYFTETTRRPVRDIGKSSLTGAATVVLAGISIGLESAVYTALLIGLGVYGAFLLGGTSIMLALFAVALAGTGLLTTVGVIVAMDTFGPVSDNAQGIAEMSGDVEGAGAQVLTDLDAVGNTTKAITKGIAIATAVLAAAALFGSYRDAILTAANDVGEKVSGDGAPMNLMMDISQPNNLVGLIAGAAVVFLFSGLAINAVSRSAGAVVYEVRRQFREHPGIMDYSEKPEYGRVVDICTKDALRELATPGLLAVMAPIAIGFTLGVGALGSYLAGAIGTGTLMAVFLANSGGAWDNAKKLVEDGHHGGKGSEAHAATVIGDTVGDPFKDTAGPAINPLLKVMNLVALLIAPAVVQFSYGEDKSVGLRIAIAVASIAVIVAAVYVSKRRGIAVGDEGNAERVAKSADPAVVS